The DNA sequence CGTTTTGCTCAACCatcatccaaatcagattcttgaggagcataagaacaggaaagtctgaacgtctaccaggcgagtgcgggagggagatagcccctgagtcggcaggtacagataagaagacggacacatgctacattttttccttattcacatcgggcctgttctcaaatgctttgttcttttttattcatagtcgccgaataattgaatcttctcataggttttttgcgaaaacagtgcatcgtagaaagttggcgcaattataacttttgatcagcatcttgaggagaatcaaaatacataagtcagaaggcaattctttgtggtgcagcttcccataagaggtgtgcggggtcctttactGATTTTTCAGACCGCTGGCAACCCTCCATTGAGCTTCCTTTTTGGATCAACTTCCGAATGATACACCCAAAAAGTGTCACTTTGAATTATCTGAAATAAGTTGAGCTTACGTTCGGTCTAGTCCTCTGACAGCATCTTCAGCGTCTCTTGGGTCTTCAAATTCAATGAATGCAAAACCAGGAGGATTACGGGCAATCCAGATATTTCTGATCGGCCCATATTTGGAGAAAGCATCTTCTAACTCATTTTTGTTTGCGTTGTTTCCCAAATTTCCGATGTAGACTTTGCACTCAATATCCCACTCACGATGAGACATGCTGAAACTAAGAATGAAAAAGAGGTTAGGGCAGAAAACAACAAATATGCTCTTTTGAGATTGGATAAAACTTCC is a window from the Bemisia tabaci chromosome 5, PGI_BMITA_v3 genome containing:
- the LOC109031061 gene encoding RNA-binding protein 1 isoform X1, yielding MSHREWDIECKVYIGNLGNNANKNELEDAFSKYGPIRNIWIARNPPGFAFIEFEDPRDAEDAVRGLDRTRCCGSRIIVEMSNGRSRFRGGGPPRRRSPVYRRLYYLFVQLSKKLQSTTTTTYNIHHLHHSLLALPT
- the LOC109031061 gene encoding RNA-binding protein 1 isoform X2, with amino-acid sequence MSHREWDIECKVYIGNLGNNANKNELEDAFSKYGPIRNIWIARNPPGFAFIEFEDPRDAEDAVRGLDRTRCCGSRIIVEMSNGRSRFRGGGPPRRRSPVYRRSRSPRRYRSLSRSRSRSRGRSFSRERR